A single genomic interval of Bacillus sp. es.036 harbors:
- the asd gene encoding aspartate-semialdehyde dehydrogenase, protein MSGKKYHVAVVGATGAVGQQMIKTLEERDFPISTLTLLSSSRSAGKKVTFKGQELTVKEATPEAFEGVQLALFSAGGSVSKALAPEAVKHGAIVVDNTSAFRMDPEVPLVVPEVNEGDLNDHKGIIANPNCSTIQMVAALEPLKQAYGLTKIIVSTYQAVSGAGANAVTEMKEQSQAVLNGENYEPQILPVKGDKKHYPIAFNAIPQIDVFEENGFTYEEMKMINETKKIMHDAELHVAATCVRLPIETGHAESVYVEIGKEDVSVEDVKELMKNAPGVTLKDDPANQVYPMPVDAVGKSDVFVGRIRKDLNQKNGFHMWIVSDNLLKGAAWNSVQIAESLSDLNILK, encoded by the coding sequence ATGAGCGGGAAAAAATATCATGTAGCAGTAGTTGGAGCAACAGGGGCAGTCGGACAACAAATGATCAAAACACTAGAGGAACGAGACTTTCCGATATCGACCTTAACGCTCCTTTCATCATCGCGTTCAGCTGGTAAGAAAGTTACCTTCAAAGGGCAAGAGCTAACCGTAAAGGAAGCAACACCTGAAGCGTTTGAAGGGGTTCAGCTCGCCTTATTTAGTGCTGGTGGCAGTGTATCAAAAGCACTTGCACCAGAAGCTGTTAAACACGGAGCAATCGTTGTGGATAATACAAGCGCATTTCGCATGGACCCGGAAGTCCCTCTTGTTGTACCCGAGGTAAACGAAGGGGACTTAAATGATCATAAGGGAATTATCGCAAATCCCAACTGCTCTACTATTCAGATGGTCGCAGCACTTGAACCACTGAAACAAGCATATGGCCTTACTAAAATTATTGTTTCTACTTATCAAGCCGTTTCAGGTGCAGGTGCAAATGCCGTAACTGAAATGAAAGAGCAGTCTCAAGCGGTGCTAAATGGTGAAAACTATGAACCACAAATATTGCCAGTTAAAGGCGATAAGAAGCACTATCCGATCGCTTTCAATGCCATCCCACAAATCGATGTATTTGAAGAAAACGGATTTACTTATGAAGAAATGAAAATGATAAATGAAACAAAGAAAATCATGCATGATGCTGAGCTTCATGTTGCAGCGACTTGCGTTCGTCTTCCAATTGAAACGGGCCACGCTGAATCGGTTTATGTTGAAATTGGAAAGGAAGATGTGAGCGTAGAAGATGTAAAAGAGCTCATGAAAAATGCGCCTGGTGTTACGCTGAAAGATGACCCTGCAAACCAGGTTTACCCAATGCCAGTTGATGCGGTAGGCAAATCAGACGTTTTTGTCGGTCGCATCCGAAAAGATTTAAATCAAAAAAATGGCTTCCATATGTGGATTGTCTCTGATAATCTACTGAAGGGGGCGGCATGGAATTCCGTGCAAATTGCTGAAAGCCTATCCGACCTAAATATTTTGAAATAG
- a CDS encoding dipicolinate synthase subunit B — MSLKGKHIGFGLTGSHCTYDAVVPQIEELVQLGAKVTPFVSHTVMNTNTRFGEGENWIARIEEITGNEAVNSIVKAEPFGPKTPLDCMVIAPITGNSISKFANAMTESPVLMGAKATLRNEKPVVLGISTNDGLGLNGTNILRLMSTKNIYFIPFGQDDPVKKPNSLVARMPSLRETVEKAILGRQLQPVLIERYLD, encoded by the coding sequence ATGAGTTTGAAAGGAAAACACATTGGGTTTGGTTTAACAGGTTCACATTGTACGTATGATGCGGTTGTTCCTCAAATCGAAGAACTTGTTCAATTAGGTGCGAAGGTCACTCCATTTGTCTCCCACACGGTTATGAATACAAACACACGCTTTGGGGAAGGGGAAAACTGGATCGCTCGTATTGAAGAAATAACAGGTAATGAAGCAGTTAATTCAATCGTAAAGGCCGAGCCGTTTGGTCCCAAAACACCACTAGACTGCATGGTGATCGCTCCAATAACAGGGAACTCCATTAGTAAATTTGCGAATGCGATGACTGAGTCTCCGGTATTGATGGGGGCAAAAGCAACTTTACGTAATGAAAAACCAGTTGTGTTAGGTATTTCCACCAACGACGGACTTGGACTAAACGGTACGAATATTTTAAGGTTGATGTCCACAAAGAACATTTATTTTATCCCATTTGGCCAGGACGATCCGGTGAAAAAACCAAACTCGTTGGTCGCTCGTATGCCTTCATTAAGAGAAACGGTGGAAAAAGCCATTCTCGGCAGACAGCTTCAGCCAGTTCTAATCGAAAGGTATTTGGATTAA
- the ribF gene encoding bifunctional riboflavin kinase/FAD synthetase → MKTIYLSHPHQLKAEHPAVMALGYFDGIHRGHQKVISTAKKIADEKGVESAVMTFYPHPSVVLGKSTPQTKAITPLDDKIDLIEGMGIDVLYIVKFDQTIAGITPQQFVDDYIIALSVVHVVAGFDYTYGSKGRGTMDSLPFHARNQFDQTVIDKVSQQDEKVSSTLIRSYIRDGAVENIEAVLGRRYVVKGTVVKGDQRGRTIGFPTANVDLKDDYLVPDTGVYAVRMRAKEEWMDGVCNVGYKPTFYEEKPDQPSLEVHVFDFSGDLYGQQVEVEFYEKIRGEVKFSSVDDLIAQIGQDAKDAKKILK, encoded by the coding sequence TTGAAGACAATTTATTTATCGCATCCACATCAATTGAAGGCGGAACATCCTGCGGTCATGGCGCTTGGATATTTTGATGGCATTCACCGTGGTCATCAGAAAGTGATTTCGACGGCAAAAAAGATCGCTGATGAGAAAGGTGTAGAGTCAGCAGTTATGACTTTCTATCCTCATCCATCAGTCGTTTTAGGGAAATCCACCCCGCAAACGAAAGCCATTACTCCCCTTGATGATAAAATTGATTTAATTGAAGGAATGGGGATTGACGTTCTTTATATCGTGAAGTTCGACCAAACGATTGCGGGCATAACCCCACAACAATTTGTAGACGACTATATTATTGCTTTATCTGTTGTACACGTTGTCGCAGGGTTTGATTATACATATGGAAGCAAAGGGAGAGGCACGATGGATTCGCTTCCTTTCCATGCGCGAAATCAGTTTGATCAAACCGTTATTGATAAAGTTTCACAGCAAGATGAAAAAGTTAGCTCAACCCTTATTCGGTCATATATACGTGATGGAGCGGTAGAGAACATTGAAGCGGTTCTTGGTCGCCGTTATGTGGTTAAAGGAACGGTTGTAAAGGGAGACCAGCGTGGTCGTACAATAGGTTTTCCAACAGCAAATGTTGACCTAAAGGACGATTATCTTGTTCCTGATACAGGCGTTTACGCTGTGCGGATGCGGGCGAAAGAAGAGTGGATGGACGGTGTATGCAACGTCGGGTATAAACCAACGTTTTATGAAGAAAAGCCAGATCAGCCGTCTCTAGAAGTGCACGTATTTGATTTTAGCGGTGACTTATATGGCCAGCAGGTAGAGGTGGAGTTTTACGAGAAGATTCGCGGAGAAGTGAAATTCTCGTCCGTAGATGACTTGATTGCTCAAATTGGTCAGGATGCGAAAGACGCAAAGAAAATCTTGAAATAG
- a CDS encoding YlxQ family RNA-binding protein translates to MNNKNWESLLGLAQRAGKVVSGEELVVKEIQRKSAKLVLIANDASDNTRKKITDKATTYKVPVCFVTGRYELGHAIGKVQRVTIAVTDAGFAKKLHAMLDQ, encoded by the coding sequence ATGAACAACAAGAATTGGGAGTCACTTCTAGGACTTGCTCAGCGTGCTGGCAAAGTTGTGTCTGGAGAAGAACTTGTGGTGAAGGAAATTCAGCGCAAGAGCGCCAAACTCGTTTTAATAGCGAATGACGCATCAGACAACACGAGAAAGAAAATTACGGATAAAGCAACTACTTATAAAGTCCCAGTATGTTTTGTTACAGGGCGCTATGAACTTGGTCATGCAATTGGCAAAGTTCAACGAGTCACGATAGCCGTTACTGATGCAGGGTTTGCGAAGAAACTTCACGCGATGCTCGATCAATAA
- a CDS encoding polysaccharide deacetylase family protein, whose amino-acid sequence MKKSWVQFIVFIMILGVAAGSLQNPYTSMYLTDLKEQATINVNGSPLYNEILQAKERMDIPPANAVVDRVWKGIPGYNGIMVDAEQSYAKMKGKAFDEEMLVRKEVKPDIQLDDLEPTAVYKGNPNKPMVAFMINVAWGEEYLPDMLQQFKKYNAHATFFLDGSWAKKNPDMVRMIDEEGHEIGNHAYSHPDLKQLSDAAIRKELEDTNQVIEATLDKKPVVFAPPSGSYANNAVKIADELGMQTVLWSVDTVDWKKPAPQALTAKVLQNIHAGALILMHPTEPTEKSLEALIRGVEKRGYQLGTVSQVLDSKRVEKR is encoded by the coding sequence ATGAAGAAATCCTGGGTTCAATTCATTGTGTTTATTATGATCTTAGGCGTAGCAGCAGGTTCACTTCAGAACCCCTACACATCAATGTATTTAACTGATTTAAAAGAGCAAGCGACAATCAACGTTAACGGAAGTCCGTTATATAATGAAATTTTACAAGCGAAGGAACGAATGGATATTCCACCTGCGAATGCGGTAGTTGATCGTGTGTGGAAAGGCATTCCTGGATATAATGGAATCATGGTTGATGCAGAACAGTCTTACGCAAAAATGAAAGGAAAGGCCTTTGATGAAGAGATGCTTGTAAGAAAAGAAGTCAAGCCTGATATTCAGTTAGATGATCTCGAACCTACTGCCGTTTACAAAGGAAATCCAAATAAGCCAATGGTCGCCTTTATGATTAATGTGGCATGGGGGGAAGAGTATTTACCTGACATGCTACAACAATTTAAAAAATATAACGCGCACGCAACTTTTTTTCTCGATGGCTCCTGGGCAAAGAAAAACCCTGATATGGTACGCATGATTGATGAAGAAGGTCATGAAATTGGGAACCATGCTTATTCTCATCCTGACTTAAAACAGTTAAGCGATGCGGCCATTCGTAAAGAGCTTGAAGATACAAATCAAGTGATTGAAGCAACTCTTGATAAAAAGCCTGTTGTTTTTGCCCCTCCAAGTGGAAGTTATGCAAATAATGCTGTGAAAATTGCCGATGAACTTGGGATGCAAACGGTGTTATGGTCAGTTGATACAGTCGATTGGAAAAAACCTGCCCCACAAGCCTTAACAGCAAAGGTGTTACAAAATATACACGCAGGAGCACTTATTTTGATGCATCCAACTGAACCAACAGAGAAAAGTTTAGAAGCACTCATTCGGGGAGTTGAAAAAAGAGGCTATCAGTTAGGAACAGTCTCACAAGTGTTAGATTCGAAGCGGGTGGAGAAAAGGTGA
- the rpsO gene encoding 30S ribosomal protein S15, translated as MAITQERKQELITKFKTHENDTGSPEVQIAVLTEEINNLNDHLRFHKKDHHSRRGLLKMVGKRRNLLTYLRNKDVTRYRELIKELGLRR; from the coding sequence ATGGCAATCACACAAGAGCGTAAGCAAGAGCTTATCACTAAGTTCAAAACTCACGAGAATGATACTGGTTCTCCAGAGGTTCAAATCGCTGTCCTTACTGAGGAAATCAACAATTTGAACGATCATCTACGTTTCCACAAGAAAGACCACCACTCTCGTCGCGGTCTTCTTAAGATGGTTGGTAAACGCCGTAATCTTTTAACGTATCTTCGTAACAAAGACGTTACTCGTTACCGCGAACTTATCAAAGAACTTGGTCTACGTCGATAA
- a CDS encoding YlmC/YmxH family sporulation protein, whose product MRLSQLSGKELIDIEKGRKLGVLGQTDLLFDEKTGLLKELIIPKSSWMGLKRKDQEISIPWEHIETIGRDMIILQNNQKE is encoded by the coding sequence ATGAGATTAAGTCAACTTAGTGGGAAAGAGCTTATTGATATTGAAAAAGGACGAAAGCTCGGGGTGTTGGGACAGACGGATCTCCTATTTGATGAAAAAACAGGATTATTGAAAGAATTAATCATTCCAAAATCTTCATGGATGGGACTCAAACGAAAGGACCAGGAGATCTCAATACCGTGGGAACATATCGAAACAATTGGGAGAGATATGATTATTTTGCAAAACAATCAGAAGGAATAA
- the pnp gene encoding polyribonucleotide nucleotidyltransferase, with the protein MAQEKQVFSIDWAGRELSVEIGQLAKQASGAALIRYGDTAVLATVTGSKEPKDLPFFPLTVNYEERLYAVGKIPGGFIKREGRPSEKAILASRLIDRPIRPLFPDGFRNEVQVVSTVMSVDQNCSSEMAAMFGSSLALGISDLPFDGPIAGVLVGRIDGKFVVNPNVDQLEQSDIHLTVAGTKDAINMVEAGAEEVPEETMLEGILFGHQEIKRLISFQEQIIEAVGKEKREVILKKADETLEAKLSEEYLTDIQEAVKVIEKHARQEAIDAVMTRATEAYEESEEYSAEEVKSILNSFVKQEVRRLILKDKVRPDGRGVDEIRPLDSEVGILSRTHGSGLFTRGQTQALSICTLGALGDVQILDGLGTEESKRFMHHYNFPKFSVGETGPMRGPGRREIGHGALGERALEQVIPTEKDFPYTIRLVSEVLESNGSTSQASICASTLAMMDAGVPIKAPVAGIAMGLVSDGEDVTVLTDIQGMEDALGDMDFKVAGTEQGVTALQMDIKISGINEDILRQALEQAKKGRLAILENMMSAINEPRTELSAYAPKILTMSIKPDKIRDVIGPSGKIINKIIEETGVKIDIEQDGSIFISSTEQEMNAKAKKIIEDLVREVEVGTTYLGKVKRVEKFGAFVELFAGKEGLVHISELAEERTNKVEDVVSIGDEIMVKVKEIDKQGRVNLSRKEILKEQREREEQSQKS; encoded by the coding sequence ATGGCACAAGAGAAGCAAGTGTTTTCAATTGATTGGGCTGGTCGCGAATTGTCAGTTGAGATTGGTCAGCTGGCGAAGCAGGCGAGCGGTGCAGCATTGATTCGCTACGGCGATACGGCTGTACTAGCAACGGTTACAGGTTCTAAGGAGCCGAAAGACCTTCCGTTTTTCCCACTAACGGTTAATTATGAAGAACGATTATATGCAGTAGGTAAAATTCCTGGAGGCTTCATCAAGCGTGAAGGCCGTCCAAGTGAAAAGGCAATTCTTGCGAGTCGTTTAATTGATCGCCCGATTCGTCCTTTATTCCCAGATGGTTTCCGTAATGAAGTTCAAGTAGTGAGCACAGTTATGAGCGTGGATCAGAACTGTTCTTCCGAGATGGCAGCAATGTTCGGCTCATCTCTAGCACTTGGAATTAGTGATCTTCCATTTGATGGTCCGATTGCGGGTGTTCTCGTTGGACGCATCGACGGTAAGTTCGTCGTAAATCCTAATGTTGATCAGCTTGAACAAAGTGACATTCATTTAACAGTTGCAGGTACGAAAGATGCAATCAATATGGTTGAAGCTGGCGCTGAAGAAGTACCAGAAGAAACGATGCTGGAAGGTATTCTATTCGGACATCAGGAAATTAAGCGTCTGATTTCTTTCCAAGAACAAATCATCGAAGCTGTAGGAAAAGAAAAACGTGAAGTCATTCTGAAAAAAGCAGACGAAACGCTTGAAGCTAAGCTTAGTGAGGAATACCTTACTGATATTCAAGAAGCTGTAAAAGTGATTGAAAAGCATGCAAGACAAGAAGCGATCGATGCTGTCATGACGCGTGCAACGGAAGCCTATGAAGAAAGTGAAGAATATAGCGCTGAAGAAGTGAAATCAATTTTAAATAGCTTTGTGAAGCAAGAAGTTCGTCGCTTAATTTTGAAGGATAAAGTAAGACCAGACGGACGTGGCGTTGATGAAATTCGCCCGCTTGATTCCGAAGTCGGTATCCTTTCAAGAACACACGGCTCAGGCTTGTTCACTCGTGGACAAACTCAAGCGCTTAGCATTTGTACCCTTGGCGCACTCGGAGACGTTCAAATTCTTGACGGTCTTGGTACAGAAGAATCGAAGCGATTCATGCACCACTATAACTTCCCTAAATTCAGCGTTGGTGAAACTGGCCCAATGCGTGGACCAGGTCGTCGTGAGATTGGTCACGGTGCTCTCGGTGAGCGTGCTCTTGAGCAAGTTATCCCAACAGAAAAAGATTTCCCTTACACAATTCGTCTTGTATCTGAAGTGCTTGAATCAAACGGCTCAACTTCACAGGCAAGCATCTGTGCAAGTACGCTTGCGATGATGGATGCTGGTGTCCCAATTAAAGCACCAGTTGCTGGTATTGCAATGGGACTTGTTAGTGATGGAGAAGATGTAACAGTACTTACAGACATCCAGGGCATGGAAGATGCACTTGGTGACATGGACTTTAAAGTTGCTGGAACAGAGCAAGGTGTAACGGCGCTTCAAATGGATATCAAAATTTCAGGAATCAATGAAGACATCCTTCGTCAAGCGCTTGAACAGGCTAAAAAAGGTCGTCTTGCAATTCTTGAAAACATGATGAGTGCAATCAACGAACCTCGTACAGAGCTTTCTGCGTATGCACCGAAGATCTTGACAATGTCAATTAAACCAGATAAGATCCGCGACGTAATTGGACCAAGCGGTAAAATCATCAATAAAATCATTGAAGAAACTGGCGTAAAAATTGATATTGAGCAGGACGGTTCAATCTTTATTTCTTCTACTGAGCAAGAGATGAACGCAAAAGCGAAGAAAATCATCGAAGATCTTGTGAGAGAAGTTGAAGTTGGCACAACTTACCTTGGTAAAGTGAAACGAGTAGAGAAATTTGGCGCATTCGTTGAGCTATTTGCTGGGAAAGAAGGCCTTGTTCATATTTCTGAACTGGCTGAAGAACGTACAAACAAAGTAGAAGATGTTGTCTCGATCGGTGATGAAATTATGGTTAAAGTAAAAGAAATCGATAAGCAGGGACGCGTCAACTTATCACGCAAAGAGATCTTAAAAGAACAGCGTGAACGTGAAGAACAAAGTCAAAAGAGTTAA
- the rbfA gene encoding 30S ribosome-binding factor RbfA: protein MSNVRANRVGEQMKKELGDIISRKIKDPRVGFVTVTAVEVTNDLQQATVFITVLGDEEKKEATLNGLAKATGFIRSEIGKRIRLRKTPEIYFEFDESIDYGNKIERLLADLNQADE from the coding sequence ATGAGTAATGTTCGCGCAAATCGTGTTGGTGAACAGATGAAGAAAGAACTTGGTGATATAATCAGCAGGAAGATTAAAGACCCGCGCGTAGGTTTCGTTACAGTAACAGCAGTCGAAGTTACGAATGATCTACAGCAAGCAACGGTATTTATTACGGTCCTTGGTGACGAAGAGAAGAAAGAAGCAACCCTGAACGGCCTTGCAAAAGCAACAGGATTTATCCGTTCTGAGATAGGGAAACGCATCCGTCTTCGTAAAACACCGGAGATTTACTTTGAATTTGATGAATCAATCGATTATGGTAACAAAATCGAACGACTTCTTGCAGATTTAAATCAAGCGGATGAGTAG
- a CDS encoding M16 family metallopeptidase, translating to MINKVTCKNGVRVVLENIPTVRSVAIGIWIGTGSRFEPKELNGVSHFLEHMFFKGTEKRSAKEIAESFDSIGGQVNAFTSKEYTCYYAKVLDEHADYALDVLTDMFFQSTFEAGELAKEKNVVHEEIKMYEDTPDDIVHDMLSQASYGDHELAMPILGTEETLKDFSGDTLREYMQTHYTPDNIVVSIAGNIDESFMQKVEAAFEHWETPAGKPEVQAPVFHSGQIARKKETEQAHLCLGYAGLPFGTDDIYSLIVMNNVLGGSMSSRLFQDVREDQGLAYSVFSYHSAYQDSGLLTIYAGTAQNQLDRLYETIQKTLQDFKRGGITSKELKNCKEQLKGNLMLSLESTNSRMSRNGKNELLLNQHRSLDDIITNIESVNHEKVNNMIQSMFTDEFSSSLISPNGKLPSSMKS from the coding sequence TTGATAAATAAAGTAACGTGCAAAAATGGTGTAAGAGTAGTGTTAGAAAATATTCCAACAGTTCGATCGGTTGCGATCGGGATATGGATTGGAACTGGATCTCGTTTTGAACCTAAAGAATTAAACGGCGTCTCGCATTTTCTTGAACATATGTTTTTTAAGGGGACAGAGAAGCGTAGCGCAAAAGAAATCGCTGAATCATTTGATAGCATTGGCGGTCAAGTTAATGCGTTTACATCCAAAGAGTATACGTGTTACTACGCAAAAGTTCTTGATGAGCATGCAGATTATGCACTTGACGTGTTAACGGATATGTTTTTCCAGTCAACGTTTGAAGCAGGTGAGCTTGCGAAAGAGAAGAACGTTGTGCATGAAGAAATCAAAATGTACGAAGATACGCCAGATGATATTGTTCATGATATGCTCAGTCAAGCAAGCTATGGTGACCATGAGCTTGCGATGCCAATTCTAGGGACAGAAGAAACGTTAAAAGATTTTTCTGGAGATACGCTTCGCGAGTACATGCAAACGCACTATACCCCTGACAACATCGTCGTCTCCATTGCTGGGAATATTGACGAATCCTTTATGCAAAAAGTTGAAGCGGCTTTTGAGCACTGGGAAACACCTGCAGGAAAACCTGAAGTACAGGCACCAGTCTTTCATTCTGGCCAAATCGCTCGCAAAAAAGAAACAGAGCAAGCTCACTTATGCTTAGGATATGCTGGGTTGCCGTTTGGCACAGATGATATTTATAGTTTAATCGTCATGAATAATGTGCTTGGTGGGAGCATGAGTAGTCGTCTCTTCCAGGATGTGCGGGAGGATCAAGGTCTTGCTTACTCGGTGTTCTCGTACCATTCTGCTTATCAAGATAGCGGCTTGTTAACGATTTATGCTGGAACGGCTCAAAACCAGCTTGATCGTCTATATGAAACGATTCAGAAAACACTTCAGGACTTTAAACGTGGTGGAATCACTTCAAAAGAGTTAAAGAACTGTAAAGAGCAGCTAAAAGGAAACTTAATGCTTAGTCTTGAAAGCACAAATAGCCGAATGAGTCGGAACGGTAAAAATGAATTGTTGTTAAACCAGCATCGCTCTCTCGATGATATTATTACAAATATCGAAAGCGTTAATCATGAAAAAGTAAACAATATGATTCAGTCCATGTTTACAGATGAATTTTCAAGTTCCCTCATTAGCCCTAATGGCAAATTGCCAAGCAGCATGAAATCATAA
- a CDS encoding DUF503 domain-containing protein — MIGYVECECIIYDAQSLKEKRAVLQSVISRLKHNNLAISELDSQDLWQHTVIGIVTTASSKTACERELQRAISLIDSRPDIELTRATYEWL, encoded by the coding sequence GTGATTGGATACGTCGAATGTGAATGCATCATTTACGATGCGCAATCCTTGAAGGAAAAAAGAGCTGTGCTTCAGTCGGTGATAAGCCGACTGAAACACAATAATCTTGCAATTTCTGAGCTTGATAGCCAGGATCTCTGGCAACATACTGTGATTGGTATTGTCACGACGGCTTCAAGCAAAACGGCGTGTGAGCGTGAGCTACAGCGTGCCATTTCATTGATTGACTCACGTCCGGATATCGAACTCACTCGAGCAACTTATGAGTGGCTTTAG
- the truB gene encoding tRNA pseudouridine(55) synthase TruB: MNGVLPLKKPAGMTSHDCVAITRKLLHTKKVGHTGTLDPDVTGVLPLCIGRATKVAQYMTDFSKTYEAVITLGFSTTTEDASGDKVDEKNVEKIPSTHEIEEALATFRGTIEQVPPMYSAVKINGKKLYEYAFKGEVVERPSRKVTIHELERIGEVTKDDGTISIPVRVTCSKGTYIRTLAVDIGEHLGYPAHMSFLIRTASGPFKLEECLTFDEIKQMIEDESLSLFPMEYALSAMPSLTVEPELEAKLQNGAVLPQVEEMTEDRLVMYNKDGEAIAIYQKHPDKPGLMKPEKVFSR; this comes from the coding sequence ATGAACGGCGTATTACCTTTAAAAAAACCGGCTGGGATGACCTCTCATGACTGTGTTGCCATAACTAGAAAGTTATTACACACTAAAAAAGTGGGACATACGGGAACGTTAGATCCTGATGTGACGGGCGTATTGCCATTATGCATTGGAAGAGCAACAAAAGTTGCACAATATATGACGGATTTCTCGAAAACGTATGAAGCGGTTATTACACTTGGATTTTCAACGACGACAGAAGATGCATCTGGAGATAAGGTGGATGAAAAGAACGTAGAGAAAATCCCATCAACTCATGAAATCGAAGAAGCCCTTGCAACGTTTAGAGGGACAATTGAGCAAGTTCCTCCGATGTATTCTGCTGTTAAAATAAACGGAAAAAAATTATATGAGTATGCATTCAAGGGAGAGGTCGTTGAGCGTCCGTCTCGAAAAGTCACTATTCATGAGCTTGAACGAATTGGTGAGGTAACAAAAGACGATGGAACTATTTCAATCCCTGTTCGTGTTACATGCAGTAAGGGGACTTACATTCGAACACTTGCGGTCGATATAGGAGAGCATCTTGGGTATCCAGCTCATATGTCATTTTTAATTCGCACCGCTTCTGGCCCATTTAAACTAGAAGAATGTTTGACATTTGATGAAATTAAACAGATGATAGAAGATGAATCGCTCTCTCTTTTCCCGATGGAATATGCTCTTTCTGCCATGCCATCTTTAACAGTCGAACCTGAGCTTGAAGCAAAACTTCAAAATGGAGCTGTACTTCCTCAGGTGGAAGAGATGACAGAAGATCGACTCGTTATGTACAATAAGGACGGAGAAGCAATTGCAATCTATCAAAAACATCCTGATAAACCTGGCTTAATGAAGCCTGAGAAAGTGTTTTCGAGATGA
- the dpaA gene encoding dipicolinic acid synthetase subunit A: MLTNQHIAVIGGDARQLEIIRKLTELNADLYLIGFDQLDHGFTGATKCTLDEVKLNTLDAIVLPVSGTTIEGEVDTIFSNEKVVLTADQLKQTPEHCTIYSGISNSCLDKMVTEASRTLIRLFERDDVAIYNSIPTVEGTVMMVIQHTDITIHQSNIAVLGLGRVGMSVARTFDALGANVSVGARKPEHIARITEMGLKPFHLSDLANQVSNLDVCINTIPVQIVTSQVIAKMPGHTLVIDLASKPGGTDFRYAEKRGIKALLAPGLPGIVAPKTAGKIIANVLTQLLIERSQNGKENTP; encoded by the coding sequence ATGCTAACGAATCAACATATCGCTGTCATTGGCGGTGATGCCCGCCAGCTTGAAATTATTCGGAAGCTGACTGAATTAAATGCGGATTTGTATTTAATCGGCTTCGACCAGCTTGATCACGGATTTACCGGTGCAACCAAATGTACATTAGATGAAGTAAAGCTAAATACCCTTGATGCAATTGTCCTTCCAGTGAGTGGAACTACGATCGAAGGAGAAGTCGATACGATTTTCTCTAATGAAAAAGTTGTATTAACAGCTGATCAGTTAAAACAAACGCCAGAACACTGTACGATTTATAGCGGGATTAGCAACAGTTGTTTAGATAAAATGGTCACTGAAGCATCGAGAACGTTAATTCGCTTATTTGAACGAGACGATGTTGCCATTTATAATTCCATTCCAACAGTTGAAGGAACGGTCATGATGGTAATTCAACATACAGATATTACAATTCATCAATCCAACATCGCTGTACTTGGCCTTGGACGTGTAGGAATGTCTGTTGCGAGAACTTTCGATGCACTTGGAGCGAATGTTAGCGTAGGGGCAAGAAAGCCGGAGCATATTGCACGCATTACAGAGATGGGACTAAAGCCATTTCATTTATCAGATCTAGCGAACCAAGTATCAAATCTAGATGTGTGCATCAACACCATTCCGGTTCAAATCGTCACGTCACAAGTAATCGCCAAAATGCCAGGTCATACGCTCGTCATCGATCTTGCTTCAAAACCAGGTGGTACAGATTTTCGCTATGCTGAAAAGCGAGGAATTAAAGCACTTCTTGCGCCAGGACTTCCTGGTATCGTGGCCCCGAAAACCGCAGGGAAAATTATCGCAAATGTTCTGACGCAGTTATTAATTGAGCGGTCTCAGAATGGAAAGGAGAACACGCCATGA